The Streptomyces sp. NBC_00459 DNA segment GACGGTGCTGCGCCGGGCCGGCGGGCGGACACGTCAGGTGCTGTGGCTGGACCGTCGTCTCGCCGCCACGCTGTCGGAGGACCGCCGCTTGTGCTTCTGGGACGTGTCCGACGGGGTGAGCCGGCCTCGGTGCGGAGCGCCGGGAGGCGAGCACAACGACGTGGCGAGCCTCGTCAGGGAGGCACGGATGCGCGCCCGGTGACGCATCACAGCGCGTACCGGGCCAGTGCGTCCGCGAGCACCGGCTCCCTCACCCCCACGGGCCCGGTGGCGACCTCGGCGAAGGCCATCCCCACCTCCGGTGCCGCCCCGTCGCACACCGGATCGTCGCCCACCATCAGGCACTGCCGGGGCGCGACCCCCAGCCGCCGGGCAACGGTCCGGAAGAGCCCCGCGTCGGGCTTGGCGCACCCCTCCTCGTACGACAGCACATAGTGCGCGACGTACCGGTCCATGCCGTGCCGGACGAACACCTCGCGGATGTCCCAGGAGATGTTGCTCAGCACTCCGACGGCCACTCCGGTACGCCTGAGCCGTTCCAGGGCGGGCAGCGTGTCCTCGTACGGATGCCAGTGGCGGGGTGTGTTCAACCGGCCGTAGACCGAGGGGAATTCGGTTTCGTCCAGCCCGGCGATCCGGAAGAGCTCGCGGTAGGCGCGGTGATTGGCCTCGGCGGACACGTCCCGGTCGGTCCAGTCGCGGCGTTGGCCGGCGGTCATGCGGTCGACGAACTCCGCCGGGTGGCGCAGTGCGCGCACCACCCGGGCGCGGTCGTCCTCGTCGAGGGCGGACTCCCCGTCGAACAGCCAGCTGTGTCCCGGGAGTCGTCCGAACAACGTCCCCGAGAAGTCGAACACCACCGCGCGAAGGGTTTCGCTCATGCCTCCGTCCTGCCCCGCTCGCCGCCCTGCTAGAGCAGCGTGAGCTGGGTCGGAACCGAGGCCGGCGGCTCCTGGGCGGTCGTTTCCGGGACGGTCGGAGTCCTGCGCGGCATCCCCGCGCGCGTGGGACCCATCCCGTACTCCTGGGCCAGGTCGTGGACCTGGCGGGTGATCCGGCGCTGGTACCACTTGGGGGCGTAGGCGCCCTCCGCGTACAACCGCTCGTACCGGCGCACCAGATGCGGATGGTGATGCCCGAGCCAGGCCATGTACCACTCGCGGGCACCGGGACGCAGATGCAGCACGAGCGGGGTCACGGAGGTCGCCCCGGAGGCGGCGATCGCCCGTACGGTGTCCCGCAGTTGAGCCGGGTGGTCGCTCAGGAACGGGAGCACCGGGGCCATCAGCACCCCGCAGCCGATGCCGTGCTCGCCGAGTGTCCGTACGACGTCCAGGCGCCGTTCCGGGGCGGGGGTGCCCGGCTCGACCGTGCGCCACAGGTCGGGGTCGGTGAAGCCGACGGAGACCGAGATACCGACGTCCGTGACCTGGGAGGCCTGCACCAGGAGGTCGAGGTCGCGCAGGATCAGCGTGCCTTTCGTCAGGATCGAGAAGGGGTTCGCGTGGTCGCGCAGGGCGGTGAGGATGCCCGGCATCAGCCGGTAGCGTCCCTCCGCGCGCTGGTAGCAGTCGACGTTGGTGCCCATCGCGATGTGCTCGCCGAGCCAGCGGCGTGATCCGAGCTGACGGCGCAGCAGCTCCGGGGCGTTCACCTTGACGACGATCTGGGAGTCGAAGCCGAGACCGGTGTCGAGGTCCAGATAGCTGTGCGTCCTGCGGGCGAAACAGTAGACACACGCGTGTGTGCAGCCCCGATAGGGATTCACCGTCCACTCGAACGGCATGCGTGAGGCCCCGGGGACCCGGTTGATGATCGAACGGGCCCGGATCTCGTGGAAGGTGATCCCGCGGAACTCGGGGGAGTCGGAGTTGTCATCAGACACACATGAGAAGGCTTGCTGCCCTAGCGGTCCGTCCTTCTGGCTATCCCAGCGCATGCGCGCTCCCGTTGCTGTCGCTGCTCGTATCTCAGAATAGAACACCCGTTCCCATTCGGGGGTCAAGGTACTCCATGCAGCGAAGAGCCCCCTTCGCGGGATGCGACGGGGACTCTCTTGCGTCTACGGAGCCGCGCTCCAGGGGCCGGCTGGAGGCCGCTCGGGGGGCTTGGTGCCTGGTCGGTGGCAGTACCACGCGACGAACTGTCGGAGGACTTCCGAGCGGTCGGTGTCGTCGGGGACGGCGTCCCCAAATGCCTGCCACAGTTCCGCATCGATGCGGAAGCGGCTAATGGGTGTCTTCGGCTGGTTGGGCATCTGGGGACAGTAGCAGAGGTGTAGCCACACCAAGAGGGTTGCGGTGTGGCTACACCTCTGCCTAAGGTGTAGCCACACCCCGACGCAAGCAAGACAAAGGGCCCGCGAGATCTTGGCGGATGCACGGGCCCTCTGTTCCATCACTGGAGGTCTCAGTATGACTCAGCGCCCCGTTCTCGTAGTCGGCAACACCTCGACCCGCGTCGCCCTGGAAGACCTCACGGCGTTCGCATTCGACGTCGCTGACCATCTCGGCCTCCCCGCTCAGGTCGCCGACGGCCGGGACTACGCCGTGACCGACTTCGAGGCAGTGGTCTTGTGTGACACATGGATGGACAGTGTCAGCAGCGTCGTGCTCGGCGTCGAGGCGCGACAGGCCGACTTGTGCGTCCTCACCGCCGACGAGGTGTACGACTACCCGCGCTCCGCCTCCTGCTTCCACTGCTTCACGGCCGACAGCGAGGCGGCCCCGTACCTCGTCGGCGACGTGTGGTCGCCCGCCGTATGTTCCCCCTGCGTCGCTGAGGCGGAGCGCGTGGCCGCTACGCGCCCTGTGGCTGTGACGGTATGAGCACCGAAGTGCAAGACCTCCGCACCCTCCTGGAGGCCGTCTGTGAGGCGTTGGACGTCACCGGAGGCGACGTCGACAGGCGACGTATCGACGACCGTGCACTGTGGGCGCTCATCACGGTCCGAGCGGCGCTCAGAGAGGCGCCGGAAGACTTGGCGTGGAACGTCGGCTACCTCCGCCGGAAGTTGGCGGAGGAGGCGGAGCGTCACGCGAGTTAGTAACCGACTGTGACGGATGGCGGGCCAACGGGGCAACCCGGCGGCTCGCCTCGTCGTGTTGGCGGCCTCGTCTCGCACCGGTTTGGCTCTCGTCGACGTCCTCCCGCGCCTCGTCAGCCCTGAAAATGAGACGCACGTCACCGTCACACGCTTCGAGCGTCGGAACGTCGCCAAATTTGGCACTGCCGTGACCTGTAACGATGACCAAATAGCCAAACTAATACTCCAGCTGTAGATAGCGATCATGCTCTGCTCGCGGCTTGACGGCTGTAGTGGCTGGCCCGGGAACGAGCTTGATGACGCCGTCGCCAGCGGGACCAGCGGAGCCAGTGGTCTGGCTCGTGAACAGGCCGGCTAACCAGGGTGATGAAGAGTCTCTGGATTTCGTTGCAGGTCAACGGGATCAGGTCGTCGGGGCTGGGGCGGAGACGGTGCTCGTCGGCGCGGACGACGGCCAGGAAGGCGTGGGCGAGCATGGCGAGGGTGACCCAGCGGGACCAGGACGTGTAGCGGCGGAGCTGGTGCTCGTCCAGTCCAGCCAGACCCTTTCCTGACTGGAACGTCTCCTCGACCCTCCATCTGGATCCCGCGACCCGCACCAGGACGGTCAGGGGTACCGGCTCGGGTGAGTAGCAGCGGTAGTAGGCGAGTTCGCCGGTGGTGCGGTTGCGGCGGATCAGCAGGTGGCGGTGGCCTGGCGCGGTGCTGGGCAGGTCGATGTGGGCCCAGTCGTAGAAGCGGTGTCCTTTGGCTCCGGCTCCGGCGGACAGCTTCTGCCAGGCCCGCTTGGGGATCTTCTTGGCCAGGATGTCCGCGCGGAACTTCCTGGCCCCGGTGGTGACCTCATGGGTGCGGGCGACCGCGAGCACGTATCCGGTAGCGCGGTCCTCCAGGGCGGCGCGCAGTGTGGGGTTGCCGCCGTAGACCTCGTCCCCTGCCACCCAGGATGTCTGGTGGCCGGAGTCCAGGAATCGCATGATCATGCGGGCGGCCAATTCGGGCTTGGTGGCGAACGCGGTGCTCGGGTCGAGTCCAGCGGCCTGGCAACGGTCGGGTTGGTCGGTCCACGAGCGCGGGATGTACAGCTCGCGGTCCAGTGCGGCATGTCCGCGCCGACCTGCGTAGGCGAGGTAGACGGCGACTTGGGCGTTTTCGATTCTGCCCGCGGTGCCGGTGTACTGGCGCTGGACGCCGACGGTGTGGCTGCCCTTCTTAACGTCGCCGGT contains these protein-coding regions:
- a CDS encoding IS701 family transposase translates to MDRIAGRFARVEPRRRIRHLVLGLLADLPRKNCWTIAEWAGEATPDAMQHLLSRAKWDADAVRDDLRDYVVEHLHDAQAVLVVDETGDVKKGSHTVGVQRQYTGTAGRIENAQVAVYLAYAGRRGHAALDRELYIPRSWTDQPDRCQAAGLDPSTAFATKPELAARMIMRFLDSGHQTSWVAGDEVYGGNPTLRAALEDRATGYVLAVARTHEVTTGARKFRADILAKKIPKRAWQKLSAGAGAKGHRFYDWAHIDLPSTAPGHRHLLIRRNRTTGELAYYRCYSPEPVPLTVLVRVAGSRWRVEETFQSGKGLAGLDEHQLRRYTSWSRWVTLAMLAHAFLAVVRADEHRLRPSPDDLIPLTCNEIQRLFITLVSRPVHEPDHWLRWSRWRRRHQARSRASHYSRQAASRA
- a CDS encoding HAD family hydrolase yields the protein MSETLRAVVFDFSGTLFGRLPGHSWLFDGESALDEDDRARVVRALRHPAEFVDRMTAGQRRDWTDRDVSAEANHRAYRELFRIAGLDETEFPSVYGRLNTPRHWHPYEDTLPALERLRRTGVAVGVLSNISWDIREVFVRHGMDRYVAHYVLSYEEGCAKPDAGLFRTVARRLGVAPRQCLMVGDDPVCDGAAPEVGMAFAEVATGPVGVREPVLADALARYAL
- a CDS encoding Rv2578c family radical SAM protein, whose protein sequence is MRWDSQKDGPLGQQAFSCVSDDNSDSPEFRGITFHEIRARSIINRVPGASRMPFEWTVNPYRGCTHACVYCFARRTHSYLDLDTGLGFDSQIVVKVNAPELLRRQLGSRRWLGEHIAMGTNVDCYQRAEGRYRLMPGILTALRDHANPFSILTKGTLILRDLDLLVQASQVTDVGISVSVGFTDPDLWRTVEPGTPAPERRLDVVRTLGEHGIGCGVLMAPVLPFLSDHPAQLRDTVRAIAASGATSVTPLVLHLRPGAREWYMAWLGHHHPHLVRRYERLYAEGAYAPKWYQRRITRQVHDLAQEYGMGPTRAGMPRRTPTVPETTAQEPPASVPTQLTLL